The genome window GGAACTAGCGCGGCGCCAGCTCGGCGTATTGAGCGGCGACACCGTCGTCATCGACGGCGAGACGGCGACCGTCGCGAAGATGTGGCCGGCCGATCCATCGGTCCCGGAAAACGTCATCCAGATCGACGGGGACACGCGCGCGAACGCCGGCGCGCACGTCGGGGACACGGTCACCGTTCGGACGAAGGATACGTCGACGATCGCCGAAGCCGAGCGCGTGACGCTGACGCCGCCGCCGACACTAACGGACGACCAGGTAGCGGTCGCCGAACGCGAGGCGACCAAGACGCTCCGCAACCGCCCCGTTCGAGCCGGCGAACAGATCCGAATTGAGGGCGTCGATCAGGAGCCGTTCCGCGTCACTGACACTGCTCCCGACGGAGACGTCCGCATCACGAGCACGACGACGGTCCGGATCGTCGGCGGCGACGCGGCGGCGAGCGGCGGGTCCTCGAGGACTGGCCGGAGCAACGGGCGAAATCGCGATGATGGAACGTCCGGGTCGGCGACGGATGGTACGGGTGCGACCGCGCCAACGGAACCCACCTCCGGCGTCACCTACGAGGACATCGGCGGGTTGGACGAGGAACTCGAGCTCGTTCGGGAGATGATCGAACTCCCGCTCTCCGAGCCCGAACTGTTCCGCCGGCTCGGCGTCGACCCGCCCTCCGGCGTCCTACTGTACGGCCCGCCGGGAACGGGGAAGACGCTGATCGCCCGCGCGGTCGCCAACGAGGTCGACGCCAACTTCGAGACGGTCTCCGGCCCGGAGATCATGTCGAAGTACAAAGGGGAGAGCGAAGAGCGGCTCCGCGAGGTGTTCGAGCGCGCCGAAGAAAATGCACCGACGATCATTTTCTTCGACGAGATCGACTCCATCGCCGGCCAGCGCGACGACGACGGCGACGCCGAAAACCGGATCGTCGGCCAACTGCTGACGCTGATGGACGGCCTCGACGCCCGCGGCGAGGTGATCGTCATCGGCGCGACCAACCGCGTCGACACCATCGATCCCGCGCTCCGTCGGGGCGGTCGCTTCGACCGCGAGATCCAAATCGGCGTCCCCGACGCGGACGGCCGCAGAGAGATACTCGAGGTCCACACCCGCGGGATGCCCCTGGCCGACGACGTCAGCGTCGACACGCTCGCCCGCCGAACACACGGGTTCGTCGGCGCGGATCTCGATTCGGTCGTCAGCGAGGCCGCGATGGCGGCGATCCGCGGGCGGCCGACCGAAAGCGACGAGCGGGCGACGTGGAATCGGGAGCCGACGGTCCACAAGCGCCACTTCGACGAAGCGCTAGCCTCGGTCGAACCCTCCGCGATGCGCGAGTACGTCGCCGAATCGCCCAACACCGACTTCGCGGACGTCGGCGGCCTTGAGGAGGCCAAACAGCTGCTCCGGGAGTCCGTCGAGTGGCCGCTGACCTACGACCGGCTGTTCGAGGAGACCAATACCCAGCCGCCGTCGGGCGTGCTTCTCCACGGACCGCCGGGGACCGGAAAGACGTTACTCGCACGCGCTCTCGCGGGCGAGACCGACGTCAACTTCGTCCGCGTCGACGGCCCCGAGATCGTCGACCGCTACGTCGGGGAATCGGAGAAGGCGATCCGCGAGGTGTTC of Haloterrigena salifodinae contains these proteins:
- a CDS encoding AAA family ATPase; this translates as MSESDSDGVSLTVRAAEKRDAGRGVARIPELARRQLGVLSGDTVVIDGETATVAKMWPADPSVPENVIQIDGDTRANAGAHVGDTVTVRTKDTSTIAEAERVTLTPPPTLTDDQVAVAEREATKTLRNRPVRAGEQIRIEGVDQEPFRVTDTAPDGDVRITSTTTVRIVGGDAAASGGSSRTGRSNGRNRDDGTSGSATDGTGATAPTEPTSGVTYEDIGGLDEELELVREMIELPLSEPELFRRLGVDPPSGVLLYGPPGTGKTLIARAVANEVDANFETVSGPEIMSKYKGESEERLREVFERAEENAPTIIFFDEIDSIAGQRDDDGDAENRIVGQLLTLMDGLDARGEVIVIGATNRVDTIDPALRRGGRFDREIQIGVPDADGRREILEVHTRGMPLADDVSVDTLARRTHGFVGADLDSVVSEAAMAAIRGRPTESDERATWNREPTVHKRHFDEALASVEPSAMREYVAESPNTDFADVGGLEEAKQLLRESVEWPLTYDRLFEETNTQPPSGVLLHGPPGTGKTLLARALAGETDVNFVRVDGPEIVDRYVGESEKAIREVFERARQSAPSIVFFDEIDAITSARGEGNEVTERVVSQLLTELDGMRENPNLVVLAATNRKDQIDPALLRPGRLDTHVFVGEPDREAREKILAVHTRGKPLADDVDVAELADELEGYTGADLEALVRTASMQAIREVAEQYDPEDANERADEVVIERRHLEAARENGAPTR